One region of Rhodocaloribacter litoris genomic DNA includes:
- a CDS encoding 4Fe-4S dicluster domain-containing protein, giving the protein MNYGFLIDNDACIGCHACSTACKSENQVPLGVNRTWVKYVETGVYPNVRRHFQVTRCNHCANPPCVRICPVTAMYQRADGIVEFDPDVCIGCKACLQACPYDAIYVDPETGTAAKCHFCAHRIEVGQEPACVVVCPEHAILAGDLDDPDSEISRRLAAGKVTVRKPEQGTAPKLFYAGGNDAALHPTATPTPPATFMWADVLDPHGGDGHDA; this is encoded by the coding sequence ATGAACTACGGCTTTCTGATCGACAACGACGCCTGCATCGGCTGCCATGCCTGCTCGACGGCCTGCAAGAGCGAGAACCAGGTGCCCCTCGGCGTCAACCGGACGTGGGTGAAGTACGTCGAGACCGGCGTCTATCCGAACGTCCGCCGCCACTTCCAGGTGACGCGCTGTAACCATTGCGCCAACCCGCCGTGCGTGCGCATCTGCCCGGTGACGGCCATGTACCAGCGGGCCGACGGCATCGTCGAGTTCGACCCGGACGTGTGCATCGGGTGCAAGGCGTGCCTGCAGGCCTGCCCCTACGACGCCATCTACGTGGACCCCGAGACGGGCACGGCGGCCAAGTGCCACTTCTGCGCCCACCGCATCGAGGTGGGGCAGGAGCCGGCCTGCGTGGTGGTCTGCCCCGAGCACGCCATCCTCGCGGGGGACCTGGACGACCCGGATTCCGAGATCAGCCGTCGCCTGGCCGCCGGCAAGGTGACCGTCCGCAAGCCCGAGCAGGGCACGGCGCCGAAGCTGTTCTACGCCGGCGGCAACGACGCGGCGCTGCACCCGACGGCCACCCCCACGCCGCCCGCCACGTTCATGTGGGCCGACGTGCTGGACCCCCACGGCGGCGACGGGCACGACGCC
- the nrfD gene encoding NrfD/PsrC family molybdoenzyme membrane anchor subunit, translating into DGHDAPPASPAPSAPPARRAAKGTPIRTPGAQGVPEPGALLIGDGRMADHMVQVAYNAQHKIPWHWPVPAYLVTKAIAAGVFMLLSLGAGLGLFAFDAPAFVAGGLVALLFLGLTTGLLVYDLERPERFLRILTRPQWKSWLVRGAFLLVGFSVVTGLWWILEAGAWLGWLDAAVADAARPWLLWAGLPLAFGTAVYTAFLFGQAEGRDLWQSTLLPLHLLVQAFVAGGAALLVLDVFLPFPAGLAHTARLAFGVALGLDLLVTFTGEFGMPHASEAAARAAHAIRHGRYRHHFWLWSVTAGHLIPLALLAAGEPVTAGLAGLLSLAGLYAYEYAFVMAPQEIPNS; encoded by the coding sequence CGACGGGCACGACGCCCCGCCGGCCTCGCCCGCGCCGTCCGCCCCGCCGGCGCGACGGGCCGCGAAGGGCACACCCATCCGCACGCCGGGGGCGCAGGGGGTGCCGGAGCCCGGCGCCCTCCTGATCGGCGACGGGCGCATGGCCGACCACATGGTGCAGGTGGCCTACAACGCCCAGCACAAGATCCCGTGGCACTGGCCGGTGCCCGCCTACCTGGTCACCAAGGCCATCGCCGCCGGCGTGTTCATGCTGCTGAGCCTGGGCGCGGGGCTGGGGCTGTTCGCCTTCGACGCGCCGGCGTTCGTGGCCGGCGGGCTGGTGGCCCTGCTGTTCCTGGGCCTCACCACCGGGCTGCTCGTCTACGACCTCGAGCGCCCGGAGCGCTTCCTCCGCATCCTGACGCGGCCGCAATGGAAGAGCTGGCTGGTGCGCGGGGCGTTCCTGCTGGTGGGCTTCAGCGTGGTGACGGGGCTGTGGTGGATCCTCGAGGCCGGCGCCTGGCTGGGGTGGCTGGATGCCGCCGTGGCCGACGCCGCGCGCCCCTGGCTCCTGTGGGCCGGCCTGCCGCTGGCCTTCGGCACGGCCGTCTACACGGCGTTCCTGTTCGGGCAGGCCGAGGGGCGCGACCTCTGGCAGAGTACCCTGCTGCCCCTGCACCTGCTCGTACAGGCCTTCGTCGCCGGGGGGGCGGCCCTGCTCGTGCTCGACGTGTTCCTTCCCTTCCCCGCCGGCCTGGCCCACACCGCCCGCCTCGCCTTCGGCGTGGCCCTCGGCCTCGACCTGCTGGTGACCTTCACCGGCGAGTTCGGGATGCCGCACGCCTCCGAGGCCGCGGCCCGCGCCGCCCACGCCATCCGCCACGGGCGCTACCGCCACCACTTCTGGCTCTGGAGCGTGACGGCCGGCCACCTGATCCCCCTGGCCCTGCTGGCCGCCGGCGAGCCGGTGACCGCCGGCCTGGCCGGGCTGCTCAGCCTCGCCGGCCTCTACGCCTACGAATACGCCTTCGTGATGGCCCCGCAGGAAATACCGAACTCGTAA
- the mobA gene encoding molybdenum cofactor guanylyltransferase, whose product MEKESVTGLILAGGTGRRFGSDKARAVVAGRPMIERVYRVVAPVAGTVLLSVRPGQEDYGLPVRRVEDPVEGAGPLAGLLAGLEAAETPWLLAVACDLPFLSEDILRTLLAACRPGLDAVVPRTPDGRLHPLCAAYATTVRPVVAEQLAAGRRALHALLDRLGAVRLVDVPAAPLRNINRPDDLPTDLR is encoded by the coding sequence ATGGAAAAGGAAAGCGTCACCGGGTTGATCCTCGCAGGCGGAACCGGCCGGCGTTTCGGGTCGGATAAGGCCCGCGCGGTGGTGGCGGGTCGCCCGATGATCGAGCGGGTGTACCGGGTCGTTGCGCCGGTGGCGGGTACGGTGCTGTTGAGCGTGCGCCCGGGCCAGGAGGATTACGGGCTGCCGGTGCGGCGGGTGGAGGACCCCGTGGAGGGCGCCGGCCCGCTGGCGGGACTGCTGGCCGGGCTGGAGGCCGCCGAGACGCCCTGGCTGCTGGCCGTGGCGTGCGACCTGCCCTTTCTCTCCGAAGACATCCTCCGCACCCTGCTGGCTGCCTGCCGTCCCGGCCTCGACGCCGTCGTCCCCCGCACCCCGGACGGGCGGCTGCACCCCCTCTGCGCCGCCTATGCCACCACGGTGCGCCCGGTGGTGGCCGAGCAACTCGCCGCCGGACGCCGGGCCCTCCACGCCCTGCTCGACCGCCTCGGGGCCGTCCGCCTCGTCGACGTCCCCGCCGCCCCCCTCCGCAACATCAACCGGCCGGACGACCTGCCGACCGACCTCCGCTGA